From the Tribolium castaneum strain GA2 chromosome 2, icTriCast1.1, whole genome shotgun sequence genome, one window contains:
- the LOC103314329 gene encoding uncharacterized protein LOC103314329 produces MPGKRVSSMPLKKSSPKRFKAPGDGGCVEEEEISEFTNLQPSTSKATESVNALKRRLPNFEDGPLDTLVNQIGAGQIDDNEVFENFADEFNFINKNGENESFIKKFNTLARRMRFSFKDNAPENPIEWMQNAIEELLAHIFRGFSSDDYVGLVLENEEFPERPVYISFRKLSQYNVAMVMETVGNVLQSNRAFFVNDRLSIRVDRVALPVGKGFRTATDGLANVCVCVSRPSPRRRHPVPRPFPRRRHPVPRPFPRRRPVVRAAPRPRHAGE; encoded by the exons ATGCCTGGAAAACGTGTATCTTCtatgccattgaaaaaatcatctcCGAAGCGTTTTAAAGCCCCAGGTGATGGTGGATGTGTAGAAGAAGAGGAAATTAGTGAATTTACCAACCTGCAACCCTCAACATCTAAGGCAACAGAATCAG TGAATGCTTTAAAAAGACGCCTCCCTAACTTCGAAGATGGTCCTTTag ATACACTTGTAAATCAAATCGGTGCTGGTCAAATTGACGATAATGAagtctttgaaaattttgctgatG aatttaactttattaataaaaatggagaaaatgaatcattcataaaaaagtttaatacaTTAGCGAGACGTATGAGGTTTTCCTTTAAAGATAATGCGCCGGAGAATCCAATTGAATGGATGCAA AATGCAATTGAAGAACTGTTGGCGCACATTTTTAGAGGATTTTCAAGTGATGACTATGTCGGCTTAGTTCTCGAAAATGAAGAATTCCCCGAGCGACCTGTTTACATTTCCTTCCGCAAATTATCCCAATATAATGTCGCAATGGTGATGGAAACTGTAGGAAATGTTCTTCAGAGCAATCGTGCGTTCTTTGTTAATGATCGTTTATCGATACGGGTGGACAGGGTGGCTTTACCTGTGGGAAAAGGATTTCGTACCGCCACCGATGGATTAGCC aatgtgtgtgtgtgtgtgtcgCGCCCGTCCCCGCGCCGCCGCCACCCCGTCCCGCGCCCGTTCCCGCGCCGCCGCCACCCCGTCCCGCGCCCGTTTCCGCGCCGCCGCCCCGTCGTCCGCGCCGCGCCCCGTCCGCGTCATGCTGGTGAGTAA
- the LOC135265296 gene encoding uncharacterized protein LOC135265296 — protein sequence MPGKRVSSMPLKKSSPKRFKAPGDGGCVEEEEISASQVPSVPKSSLSAFPAASPPPPPPSQSIELARVSEIGLSQAASPKSPQPIHAEEDIITPAEWSDPVLERSLMEMADNIEKNEAERSEKDEAERTARMVINEKFRLIHEVVYPITKSGSKLLSIGVKPLHDFVPLLKIHNPELTSAISFSIETFEEFLKEMSKIFESREEDEEVEEISVPEGQMLCMLSGYVVVVCRYNTLQFIPSQPSVYKGIYLSLNTIKTVVNMGEHLLNLLHARRIQYKFYPCYDSFINNVALDVMENGCKNLSQKLYDIIKNRYEQNATLYEIVLKLPVNVKTAVENRIQYYRENNDYNCL from the coding sequence ATGCCTGGAAAACGTGTATCTTCtatgccattgaaaaaatcatctcCGAAGCGTTTTAAAGCCCCAGGTGATGGTGGATGTGTAGAAGAAGAGGAAATTAGTGCTTCGCAAGTTCCATCGGTTCCGAAGTCGTCTTTGTCAGCATTTCCAGCTGCttcaccaccaccaccaccaccatcgCAATCCATAGAATTAGCGAGAGTATCTGAAATAGGTCTTAGCCAAGCTGCATCCCCCAAGTCGCCTCAGCCTATCCACGCTGAAGAAGACATCATAACACCAGCTGAATGGTCGGATCCTGTGTTGGAGCGATCGTTGATGGAAATGGCCGACAACATCGAGAAAAATGAAGCTGAGAGAAGTGAGAAAGATGAAGCTGAGAGAACGGCTCGGATGGTGATCAATGAGAAGTTTCGTTTAATTCATGAAGTGGTGTATCCTATAACTAAGTCTGGTAGCAAACTTTTATCGATTGGAGTAAAACCACTCCATGATTTTGTGCCGTTGTTGAAGATACATAATCCAGAATTAACATCGGCGATAAGTTTTTCTATTGAAACCTTTGAAgagtttttaaaagaaatgagCAAGATCTTTGAATCAAGAGAGGAGGACGAAGAAGTAGAAGAAATTAGTGTTCCAGAAGGTCAGATGTTGTGTATGCTAAGTGGCTACGTCGTGGTGGTTTGTAGATATAATACTCTTCAATTTATACCTAGTCAACCCAGCGTGTACAAGGGCATTTATTTATCATTGAACACAATTAAAACTGTCGTAAATATGGGCGAGCATTTATTGAATCTGCTTCATGCAAGAAGAATTCAATATAAATTCTATCCATGTTACgatagttttataaataatgttgCGCTTGATGTTATGGAGAATGgatgtaaaaatttatctcaaaaattgtatGATATTATTAAGAATCGGTATGAACAAAATGCAACCTTGTATGAGATAGTTTTGAAACTGCCTGTGAATGTAAAAACTGCTGTCGAAAATAGAATACAATATTATAGGgaaaataatgattataactgtctgtga